A region of Sugiyamaella lignohabitans strain CBS 10342 chromosome A, complete sequence DNA encodes the following proteins:
- the KAP114 gene encoding Kap114p (Karyopherin, responsible for nuclear import of specific proteins; cargoes include Spt15p, Sua7p, histones H2A and H2B, and Nap1p; amino terminus shows similarity to those of other importins, particularly Cse1p; localization is primarily nuclear; function is regulated by sumoylation; protein abundance increases in response to DNA replication stress; GO_component: GO:0005737 - cytoplasm [Evidence IEA,IEA]; GO_component: GO:0005737 - cytoplasm [Evidence IDA] [PMID 10385521]; GO_component: GO:0005737 - cytoplasm [Evidence IDA] [PMID 22842922]; GO_component: GO:0016021 - integral component of membrane [Evidence ISM] [PMID 12192589]; GO_component: GO:0005643 - nuclear pore [Evidence IEA,IEA]; GO_component: GO:0005634 - nucleus [Evidence IEA]; GO_component: GO:0005634 - nucleus [Evidence IDA] [PMID 10385521]; GO_component: GO:0005634 - nucleus [Evidence IDA] [PMID 22842922]; GO_function: GO:0008536 - Ran GTPase binding [Evidence IEA]; GO_function: GO:0008565 - protein transporter activity [Evidence IMP,IPI] [PMID 10385521]; GO_process: GO:0006886 - intracellular protein transport [Evidence IEA]; GO_process: GO:0051028 - mRNA transport [Evidence IEA]; GO_process: GO:0006606 - protein import into nucleus [Evidence IMP] [PMID 10385521]; GO_process: GO:0006606 - protein import into nucleus [Evidence IMP] [PMID 12456659]; GO_process: GO:0015031 - protein transport [Evidence IEA]; GO_process: GO:0042991 - transcription factor import into nucleus [Evidence IMP,IPI] [PMID 15888545]; GO_process: GO:0006810 - transport [Evidence IEA]) has translation MEINPSYIESLLIGVQSNDSDIRKSSESLIYSLSEKYVADVVTSLVSVALDNTRPVGLRQGAILMLKVIILRSWSIGFDQFVGPPISIDIKDHVRSEVLKLISDEEQKIRSVAALLVAKIASVDFPDEWPGLLNIVKSQLESSKNEIMDGRVSYALEGTLTVLNELLNDALSENDFFVHGPEILASLLGSLRLLIHGPADVRLWKLSALVVQCFTACIQFLLMAEDHQQEALDQAAKDIIHQWSKPFLDILYTSNYEGALDPIAASYDSPLSVAIMETKIEVISALRELESAFPSFMHRTKLPELFKSVWSDWISLANVWPHCTNLSETAGQAMTTLVMEQIEFLATCIGSNAEIRLEITNLHALTALASTAVTYASLTNETANVWDDDCNEFVTIERELSLDRNPRTEILPLVVAVKSPNLYSVLWHTRQEDNATQMESILYLLDGVIKEVSVSSQKIDSSFLASLVDALFIFQGPLPDAAINRLLKVRATILGSTISKNFGARIDNNTVRYRFLHNTLEALSDENATIKIAALISFNVFSKSFKDLDLIKSRQNEIFACIVSLTDEATGDTPAMLVEILLDAIRLDFQAAFETSASDILRLLFTLASKDTANIELTTEVQEMLEEITENATLSEESNHLYSKICAEAIPLLLTNITATVDGSFSPDLILSLDLLGSLVDRGPEVLPPAIVDATLQPIFRLIQISDDALILQSASTTFTYLVEHGFQQIARSETIGNGQSGTEAVLSVASKLLDPSWEDSAALASGRLVIAIINKYGVALGNLLPRLLDATVRRLIQAENLSLVESLVSVFCLLVLQSPQEVVDILASIQLSDENKSALDGVLTKWLSTFEYVRGYDEIRRNVVALQKLYMLNDSRVKAVLVDGDLEVVPKDVIITRSKAKNLKYSQISAQEKIVKLLIKELSTTPSAAEGVDLSRLKSVGNDDIGDDEDDGWEDDFTDSIVPASTLNSEDFTGQPPIRHLDTETYSIILDWFKQISNANEFQGIYHNLTDTEQGILKEQMQR, from the coding sequence ATGGAAATCAATCCAAGCTATATAGAGAGCCTATTGATTGGCGTTCAATCCAATGATTCTGATATCCGAAAGTCTTCAGAATCTCTTATTTATTCGCTGTCAGAGAAATATGTAGCTGATGTCGTCACGTCGCTGGTATCAGTAGCACTTGACAACACTCGCCCGGTCGGCTTGAGGCAAGGTGCTATTTTGATGCTTAAAGTGATAATACTACGGTCTTGGAGCATTGGCTTTGATCAATTTGTTGGACCACCTATTTCAATTGATATAAAGGACCATGTTCGATCTGAAGTGCTGAAGTTGATCAGCGATGAAGAGCAAAAAATAAGGTCAGTTGCCGCTTTGTTGGTTGCCAAAATAGCATCCGTTGATTTTCCTGATGAATGGCCTGGTCTGTTAAATATAGTTAAATCGCAGTTGGAGAGCTCcaaaaatgaaatcatGGATGGGCGTGTGTCTTATGCGCTTGAGGGCACACTGACGGTTCTAAATGAACTGTTAAATGACGCACTTAGTGaaaatgatttttttgttcatgGCCCAGAAATACTAGCATCGCTATTGGGGTCGCTTAGGTTACTTATTCATGGACCGGCCGATGTTAGACTCTGGAAACTGTCAGCCTTGGTGGTTCAATGCTTTACTGCCTGTATCCAGTTCCTTTTAATGGCCGAAGACCACCAACAAGAGGCTTTAGATCAGGCAGCAAAGGATATTATCCATCAATGGTCCAAGCCATTCCTGGATATTCTCTATACAAGTAATTATGAGGGAGCTTTAGATCCAATCGCAGCTTCATACGACTCTCCACTCTCTGTTGCAATAATGGAGACGAAGATAGAAGTGATCTCAGCTCTTCGCGAGTTAGAATCTGCTTTTCCGTCATTTATGCATCGTACAAAGTTGCCAGAACTGTTCAAATCTGTCTGGTCTGACTGGATTTCGCTGGCTAATGTTTGGCCTCACTGCACCAATCTTTCGGAAACAGCCGGGCAAGCAATGACAACTCTGGTTATGGAGCAAATCGAATTTCTTGCTACGTGTATTGGGTCAAATGCTGAAATCCGTTTGGAAATAACCAACTTACATGCTTTAACAGCATTGGCCTCGACAGCGGTCACTTATGCTTCCCTAACAAATGAAACGGCTAATGTCTGGGATGATGATTGTAATGAATTTGTAACCATAGAGAGGGAGTTATCTTTAGACAGGAACCCTAGGACGGAAATCTTGCCATTGGTTGTGGCAGTTAAATCGCCAAATCTGTATTCTGTACTGTGGCACACGCGGCAGGAAGATAATGCAACACAAATGGAGAGCATTTTGTATTTACTTGATGGTGTAATTAAAGAGGTATCAGTATCGTCGCAGAAAATTGactcttcttttttggccTCGTTGGTAGATGCCCTATTCATTTTTCAAGGACCATTACCGGATGCTGCCATTAATCGTCTATTAAAAGTCAGGGCAACGATCCTAGGTTCAACAATAAGCAAAAACTTCGGGGCTAGAATTGACAACAACACAGTAAGGTACAGATTTCTTCATAACACACTCGAAGCCTTATCGGATGAAAATGCTACCATTAAGATCGCTGCTCTTATATCTTTTAACGTGTTCTCAAAATCGTTCAAGGATCTTGATTTAATTAAGAGCCGTCAGAACGAAATTTTTGCATGTATCGTTTCGTTGACAGATGAGGCGACTGGAGATACGCCTGCCATGCTTGTTGAGATATTGTTAGATGCGATTAGGCTTGATTTTCAAGCGGCCTTTGAAACCTCGGCATCTGATATTCTTCGATTACTCTTCACCCTTGCTTCCAAAGATACCGCAAACATAGAACTAACCACAGAGGTGCAAGAAATGTTAGAAGAGATTACAGAAAATGCGACTTTGTCTGAAGAGTCTAACCACCTGTATTCAAAAATTTGCGCAGAAGCGATACCGTTATTGTTGACAAATATTACAGCTACAGTCGATGGTTCTTTTAGTCCGGATCTGATTCTGTCTCTTGACCTCCTTGGCTCTTTGGTCGACAGGGGCCCAGAAGTATTACCTCCGGCAATTGTAGATGCAACTCTGCAACCAATTTTTAGATTAATTCAAATATCTGATGATGCGTTAATTTTGCAGAGTGCCTCGACAACTTTTACATATCTTGTTGAGCATGGTTTCCAGCAAATAGCACGTTCAGAGACCATTGGTAACGGACAGTCGGGAACGGAGGCTGTATTGTCAGTTGCGTCCAAACTCTTAGATCCATCTTGGGAGGATTCAGCTGCATTGGCATCAGGACGACTTGTGATTGCtatcatcaacaaatatGGAGTTGCTCTTGGAAACCTACTGCCGCGTTTGCTTGATGCAACGGTAAGACGATTGATTCAAGCTGAAAATCTTAGTTTAGTAGAAAGCCTTGTCTCTGTATTTTGTCTGTTAGTGTTACAATCTCCTCAAGAAGTTGTGGATATCCTGGCTAGCATTCAACTCAGTGACGAGAATAAGAGCGCCCTGGACGGTGTTCTAACTAAATGGCTGAGTACGTTTGAGTATGTACGGGGTTACGATGAAATCCGACGCAATGTGGTTGCACTACAGAAGCTATATATGTTGAACGATTCGCGTGTTAAAGCAGTACTTGTTGATGGTGACCTTGAGGTTGTACCAAAGGACGTGATTATCACAAGATCTAAAGCAAAAAACTTGAAGTATAGTCAAATAAGTGCCCAGGAGAAGATCGTGAAACTTCTGATCAAGGAACTTTCTACCACACCGTCAGCTGCAGAAGGGGTGGACCTTTCGCGATTGAAATCAGTTGGtaatgatgatattggcgatgat
- the AMF1 gene encoding Amf1p (Putative paralog of ATR1; but not required for boron tolerance; member of the DHA2 family of drug:H+ antiporters; YOR378W is not an essential gene; GO_component: GO:0016021 - integral component of membrane [Evidence IEA,IEA]; GO_component: GO:0016021 - integral component of membrane [Evidence ISM] [PMID 12192589]; GO_component: GO:0016020 - membrane [Evidence IEA]; GO_component: GO:0005886 - plasma membrane [Evidence IEA,IEA]; GO_function: GO:0003674 - molecular_function [Evidence ND]; GO_process: GO:0008150 - biological_process [Evidence ND]; GO_process: GO:0055085 - transmembrane transport [Evidence IEA]; GO_process: GO:0006810 - transport [Evidence IEA]), with protein MSKEASFSGEDAICASVIKDKPVSPMGVGETDGINPRTVSPTSFESLGEPSNSSVEKHGDDRPPNMSLLHELAFVGVIISSQIVTQVGVGQGLAPMKIVGEHFGQYDAGKLSWYVAAYSLTVGTFIIACGRAGDMYSHKKLFLFGYAWLSLWALLSGISSYSNSVFFDICRGLQGIGPAFLLPNGLAILGRAYHTPGRRKHLAFASFGAVAPFGCCVGAIFAALFAQLVKIWALAYYVMAGVGLLMTIASYFVIPDEDKEEFAREAAGQKFDYYGAIAGIGGLILINVAWNQGPVVGWQVPYVYILLIIGFLFMAAFIVIELTVAQPLIPLKEMSPATIRILSTIALGWATFGIWLVYLWSFCLDVRHESPIEVGVQFLPTIVAGFCAAGLTAFLFGRHVEPTVMMVIALIGFCIPSILLATMPVHQTYWSALFVSFLIAPFGMDISFPTATIMLSNAVPRNRQGIAGSLVATVVNYAISIGLGIAGTVVRQLSPGQDPQSLLHGIRIAAYVGVGLSGAGIVLALIEVFLHRKVPKGL; from the coding sequence ATGAGCAAGGAAGCTTCGTTCAGCGGTGAAGACGCAATTTGCGCGTCTGTGATCAAAGATAAGCCTGTTTCTCCTATGGGTGTAGGAGAAACAGACGGTATCAATCCTAGAACTGTTAGTCCTACCTCCTTTGAATCACTGGGTGAACCTTCTAATAGTAGTGTCGAAAAACACGGCGATGATAGACCCCCGAATATGTCACTTTTGCATGAACTCGCGTTTGTTGGCGTCATAATATCTTCACAAATTGTTACACAGGTAGGAGTTGGCCAGGGGTTGGCTCCTATGAAGATAGTAGGAGAGCATTTTGGCCAGTACGATGCGGGCAAATTAAGTTGGTATGTGGCAGCATATTCGCTAACAGTAGGTACTTTTATAATTGCCTGTGGTAGAGCAGGCGATATGTACTCGCACAAGAAGTTATTTCTATTTGGCTACGCGTGGCTAAGTTTATGGGCTTTGTTGAGTGGTATTAGTAGCTACTCCAATAGTGTTTTCTTTGACATATGTCGAGGTTTACAAGGTATTGGCCCTGCCTTTCTTCTACCTAATGGTTTGGCCATTCTTGGTAGAGCGTATCATACTCCTGGAAGACGGAAACATCTTGCATTCGCGTCCTTTGGCGCAGTTGCACCTTTTGGATGCTGTGTTGGGGCCATATTTGCAGCTTTGTTCGCTCAGCTCGTTAAAATATGGGCCCTGGCTTATTATGTCATGGCTGGTGTTGGCTTGCTGATGACTATTGCTAGTTATTTTGTTATTCCAGACGAGGATAAAGAGGAGTTCGCAAGAGAGGCCGCCGGACAGAAGTTTGATTACTATGGGGCGATAGCCGGTATTGGAGGGTTGATTCTTATTAATGTGGCATGGAATCAGGGCCCTGTTGTAGGTTGGCAAGTACCATATGTCTACATTCTGCTGATTATCGGGTTTCTGTTTATGGCGGCTTTTATTGTAATTGAGCTTACAGTGGCACAACCTCTTATACCCCTTAAAGAAATGTCACCTGCGACCATTCGAATCCTATCGACTATCGCACTTGGCTGGGCTACATTTGGTATTTGGTTAGTTTATTTGTGGAGTTTCTGTCTTGATGTGAGACATGAGAGCCCCATAGAAGTTGGTGTGCAATTTTTACCAACGATAGTCGCAGGATTctgtgctgctggtttaACGGCCTTTTTATTTGGACGTCATGTCGAGCCTACTGTAATGATGGTGATCGCCCTTATTGGATTTTGTATTCCGTCTATTCTTTTAGCCACTATGCCTGTTCATCAAACATACTGGTCTGCATTGTTTGTGTCCTTTCTTATTGCACCGTTCGGGATGGACATTAGTTTTCCTACTGCAACAATTATGCTCAGTAATGCAGTTCCTAGAAATAGACAGGGAATTGCTGGCTCGCTAGTTGCAACTGTAGTTAACTATGCCATTTCAATTGGCCTGGGAATTGCTGGTACAGTAGTACGTCAGTTGTCTCCTGGACAAGATCCTCAATCATTACTTCATGGAATTAGAATTGCTGCCTATGTTGGGGTGGGTTTGAGTGGTGCAGGTATTGTTCTAGCGCTGATTGAAGTCTTTTTGCATCGTAAAGTGCCGAAAGGTTTATAA
- the KTR1 gene encoding alpha-1,2-mannosyltransferase KTR1 (Alpha-1,2-mannosyltransferase; involved in O- and N-linked protein glycosylation; type II membrane protein; member of the KRE2/MNT1 mannosyltransferase family; relocalizes from vacuole to cytoplasm upon DNA replication stress; GO_component: GO:0005794 - Golgi apparatus [Evidence IEA]; GO_component: GO:0005794 - Golgi apparatus [Evidence IDA] [PMID 8631921]; GO_component: GO:0000139 - Golgi membrane [Evidence IEA]; GO_component: GO:0000329 - fungal-type vacuole membrane [Evidence IDA] [PMID 22842922]; GO_component: GO:0016021 - integral component of membrane [Evidence IEA]; GO_component: GO:0016020 - membrane [Evidence IEA,IEA]; GO_function: GO:0000026 - alpha-1,2-mannosyltransferase activity [Evidence IDA] [PMID 9020857]; GO_function: GO:0000026 - alpha-1,2-mannosyltransferase activity [Evidence IMP] [PMID 9182588]; GO_function: GO:0000030 - mannosyltransferase activity [Evidence IEA]; GO_function: GO:0016740 - transferase activity [Evidence IEA]; GO_function: GO:0016757 - transferase activity, transferring glycosyl groups [Evidence IEA]; GO_process: GO:0097502 - mannosylation [Evidence IEA]; GO_process: GO:0006487 - protein N-linked glycosylation [Evidence IGI] [PMID 9182588]; GO_process: GO:0006493 - protein O-linked glycosylation [Evidence IGI] [PMID 9182588]; GO_process: GO:0006486 - protein glycosylation [Evidence IEA,IEA]), which produces MSRPRKRILGLVALLTAAYLLFSKEFTSGGIGLVTRNSNISHSESPASDHTDSGDVSYPKYTAGETTAQRLDLLKKLQDLEQQELHYQQSEDSRHKFRLQNTFAEQQSSEFAALENATFVTLARNSDLLGLMNTIRSVEDRFNNRYHYDWVFLNNEPFTEEFVKVSSSLVSGQARYGVIGLDHWSYPDWINRTAAAEVRNKMRNAGIIYGDSESYRHMCRYESGFFYHHPLMREYKYYWRVEPDTLLHCDIDYDVFKYMREEKKKYGFTIALREYISTIESLWDVTRQYLSHVPDALNSNSLLEFISDDYGVTYNLCHFWTNFEIADMDFWRAPPYQDYFDFLDKAGGFFYERWGDAPVHSIAASLFLDKKEIHFFDDIGYTHPPFTHCPMNPIERGLTCSCLPTQNFDWQSYSCTRQFYKAQNMPLPDNIPNA; this is translated from the coding sequence ATGTCAAGACCACGAAAACGCATACTAGGGCTTGTGGCTTTGCTAACAGCTGCCTATCTACTGTTTTCAAAAGAGTTTACGAGTGGTGGAATTGGATTAGTGACTCGTAATAGTAACATATCCCATTCAGAGTCTCCGGCGTCTGATCATACGGATTCTGGGGATGTTAGCTATCCAAAATATACAGCCGGTGAGACCACAGCTCAACGGCTAGATTTACTCAAGAAACTACAAGATCTTGAGCAACAAGAACTGCATTATCAACAAAGTGAAGATTCGAGGCATAAATTCAGGCTTCAAAATACGTTTGCTGAACAGCAATCATCTGAGTTTGCTGCGTTAGAGAATGCAACGTTCGTAACATTAGCCCGAAACAGTGATCTTTTGGGGCTTATGAATACGATCAGATCTGTGGAAGACCGATTTAATAACCGATATCACTATGACTGGGTTTTTCTAAATAATGAGCCGTTTACTGAAGAGTTCGTCAAGGTATCGTCAAGTTTGGTATCCGGACAGGCAAGATATGGTGTGATAGGCTTGGATCATTGGAGCTATCCTGATTGGATCAACAGAACCGCTGCCGCAGAGGTCCGTAACAAAATGAGGAATGCGGGGATTATTTACGGAGACTCCGAATCGTATCGACATATGTGTAGATATGAAAGCGGCTTTTTCTATCACCATCCATTGATGCGAGAATATAAGTACTACTGGCGGGTTGAACCTGATACGTTACTACATTGTGATATTGATTATGATGTGTTCAAGTACAtgagagaagaaaagaaaaaatatggTTTTACTATTGCACTTCGAGAATATATCTCAACAATAGAATCCCTGTGGGATGTTACAAGACAATACCTAAGTCACGTTCCAGATGCATTAAATTCAAATAGTCTTCTAGAGTTTATTAGTGACGACTACGGAGTTACATACAACCTATGTCATTTTTGGACGAACTTTGAAATAGCTGACATGGACTTCTGGCGGGCTCCACCATATCAAGATTATTTCGACTTTCTAGATAAGGCTGGTGGCTTCTTCTATGAGCGTTGGGGGGATGCACCTGTACATTCAATCGCAGCGTCTCTATTTCTcgacaaaaaagaaatccaTTTTTTCGATGATATTGGATATACACACCCTCCATTTACACACTGCCCTATGAATCCCATTGAGCGTGGACTCACATGCTCCTGTTTACCAACGCAGAACTTTGACTGGCAATCGTACAGCTGCACGAGGCAGTTCTATAAGGCTCAAAATATGCCACTACCTGATAATATCCCAAATGCTTGA